Part of the Deinococcus roseus genome, AAATTTCCCAGCATCTTTCTCAGCGGAAGTGGCTAACATGAGAACATGCGGACCGTTCGGAGCTACATCCTCCAGCACAAAGTCCTCACCTGGGTGTTGTTGGTGTTCGCTGCAGTGGTCGTGTTGCTGGGCAACCTGCTGAACAGCTACTACACCCTCATTCAGGAACGCTACACCCAGGAGCAAAACCAGACCCAGGGCATCATGGAAGCCCTGCTGAACCTGGAGACGGGCTCTCGCGGTTACGTGATCACCGGCAAAACCGAGTTTCTGGAACCTTTTGAACTGGGGAAAAAACAATTTCCCAGCAGCATTGCTGACGTGCAAACCCTGATTCTGGACGGTCCCAGAAACCGCCAGCAGGACCGCTTGAAACTGCTGCAGGACATCAACGATGCAGGAAAAGACTGGCTGCAGTACGCCAAGGGCCTGCAGCAGCTGCGCGCGGTGAACTTCCAGCAGGCCCAGCGTCTGGTGACCTCCAACGCAGGCAAACGCCGCATGGACCACCTGCGCCTCTTGATGGCCCAGCTTCAGACCGTGCAGATGGAATTGCTGACTTCGGCCCGCAACAAAAGCCAGTCCACCCTGCGGATCATCCAGATCAGCAGCCTGCTGGGCATGCTGCTGGCAGCCCTGGCTGCACTCTGGCAGGGCCTGAGGCTGGCCTCCAGAATGACCCTGGTGTTCCAGCGCATGTTGCAGGGCACCCGGGCCATCACGCAGGGCGATTACTCCCATCAGGTTCCCACCCATGTCCCCTTCCAGGAAGCCCGTCTGGTGGCCGAGGATTTCAACCACATGGCCCAGAAACTGGTGCTCTCCCGGCAGGCCATTCAGGATTCGCAGACCACCCTCACCCATAACAATCTGGCCCTGGAAAAAATCAACTCCGAAATCACCCGCCTGTCCAGCCTGTCCGACCAGCTGCAAACCTGCCTGACCCTGCAGGAGGCCTACCACACCCTGACTTTCCTGCTGCCGGACTTTCTGCCGGGAAGTTCTGGAGAGGTGATGCTGTTCAATGCCAGCCGCAACCAGCTCAGCCAGTTTGTGGTGTGGGGCAACGATCCGCTGAACCTGCACACCCTCACCATGACCCCCAGCGAGTGCTTCTCCCTGCGCATTGGACAGCCTTACGAGGTGCACCCGGACCACAAGATGATGCCCTGCCCTTTCATGGGAGAAACCCAGAATTATCAGTGTGTTCCCATGCTCGCTCAGGGTGACACCGTGGGCATCTTCCGGGTGAAAAACACGGAACACCGCCCGGACCAGAACCAGTTGACCCGCAATCTGGCCAAGCAACTGGCCCTTGCCATTGCCAATTTGCAGCTGCGGGAAGCCCTGCGCAACCAGTCCATCCGGGACGGGCTGACCGGGGTGTACAACCGGCGTTACTTCGAGGAGGCCTACCAGAGGGAACTGGACCGCACCGCCCGCCACCTGCATCCTCTGGGCGTGCTGATGCTGGATGTGGACCACTTCAAACGCTACAACGACACCCACGGCCATGAAGCGGGAGATGCAGTGCTGAAAAGCTTTGGTCAATTGCTGGGCCGCACGGTGCGGTCCAGCGATCTGGTGTGCCGTTATGGCGGAGAGGAATTTGTGGTGCTGCTCCCAGAAACCGATCTGGACACTGCCCTCAAGGTGGCCGAAAAAATCCGCACAGGCACCGAGCAGATGCAACCCCTCACCCAGGATGGGCTGAAATTGCCTTTCATCACGGTTTCTGTGGGGGTGGCTTCCACCAGCAGCACAACTGGCGAAACCCTGCTGTCTGCTGCAGATCAGGCCCTGTATGCTTCCAAAAAAGCCGGGCGCAATCGGGTGACGGCTGCTTCTTGAGGGTTTTGCCGGATGATGCTGGTCAGGGCTCTGCCAAAAGATCACAACCACAATGACGTGTCATTTCTGGTTTTGTTTTGCACATCTTTTCATTGTCACAGTTTTCATTGCCACAGCAGAAACCCATCACATGCATTTTCGTGTGGACTTGAAACTCAAGGGGTTTTTCAGGCAAATGGGCCACAGTCTTATGATTTCCCGAAAGCTTGCAATGCAGGCAAATTTGTGGGCGAGCACAAATTTCAGCCGCCCCACAGGTGAGTCAGAGGTTTCCCTGGTTGACAGATGAAAAGTCACATCTCTCAGAAAAGCACTCTGGGGGTCTTTTCATAAAGTGGTTTAAGGTTAAAGCATATGTCACCTTGGTCAAAAATTCGTCCTGAAAAGCATTTTTTCGGCCACCTTCTGACCAGCAACGCCACTGGTATGCACCCAACAGACCCAGGAAACCTGATACATGTATAGACAAGTCTGTTCCAGCTGAGTCAAAGCTGAACAAATTTCAGGATTTGTGAGTTACTCTTGAGGCAGGACAAAACACTTCGCCCTTTCTCTTGCAACTCATCTTTTGAAATAAAGTTGCAAATGTTCAATGGTTTTTCAGATTCCTCTCTGCGGTTCAACTGGTGAAACAATTTCACCAGCAACCATGGTATACCTCAGGTGTTTTTCGCGACAGACAAGTCTCTTGTCTGTGAGCGTTCTCATACAGATCAAGAGCATCCAAAGTCAGAATTCCTGATGGTGGCATTTCAGGAAGTCTTTCCATTGCCCGTGGCTCAAACAAATCACCAGGATTGATTTTGATTTCTTGTCATTCACCTGACGTGGTTCCGACCCACCTGAAATGTTTATAGCCAGCCCTTCTGAAATTCTGCAGCCCTCTTTCCGTCTCACCTGAGGTGAATACATGAGAAAACGATACGGCGCTCTTCTGGCCCTGACCACCCTGCTGGCCGCCTGTGGAAGCACTCCAAGAGTGAATTCCACACCTGTCCAGCCCAATCCGCCCAGCCAGGGCAAAAAATTCCAGATTTTGGGTTATGTTCAGGTGACCCTCGGAGAAAATGCAAAGGTGCAGTGGTTTGGAGCCAATGCAGATGGCAGCATCAACAAACAGGGCGTGGCCAATGCTGCCTATGACCTGCAACTGGTGCAGAACGCCACCCCTTACAACGATTTTGCTGGCACCCGTTACCTGTACAGCACCTTCAAAGTCCGCAACGGCTTCGGAGCCATCACCTGGGCGCAGGCCTCCAACATCGTGTTCCTGGGTGCAGATGATGATGCCACCATTGACCACACGGCTGTGCTGAGCATGCGCGACAGCAGCAATGTGCAGTTCAAAGACAGCACCGTGGCCAACAGCATCATTCCCGCCCACCGCATGCTGGATGCCACCACCGCCAACCCCTCTTTTGCAGACATGTACGTGCTTCCAGAAGCCCTGGTGGCACCTTTTCATGGTGCCTACGGAGCCTATTTCTTCCCGTGGGGCTTCGCGGTGCGCCACTGCCTCAACACCAGTTGCACCGACTATGACCGCACCCTCCCCGGCAACCCCACCCTCACCCAGTACGACGGCAGGGTGACCTTTTCCTACAAGGTTCCTGTGGGTCCCCGCACCCCCCGTTCTGTGGACATGCTGTTTGTTGCTGGCAGTGAAGCCCCTGCAGTGGTGGTGCAGACCGAAGATGAGCAGAGCAGTGACAGGGTTGCCGGTCTGGTCACCCCTCCTGCAGGCTTCGGTGTGATCAAGATGCGGGGCAGTTCCCTCTCCGGCGGCACCCTGATGCAGAACATCCGCATCACCGGAATGCCTGGCGCTCCCGAGGTGCTGATCAGCCGCAACGACCACCCCACCGATCTGGACCTTTCTGCAACCAGCGTGGCCTCCTACACAGACGCTGCAGTGGTGGGCAACCTGACCGTCATCGACAACACCCCTGGTGACAGCTTCAGCTACAGCCTCAGTGACAGCCGTTTTGAAGTGGTTGCCGGGGTGCTGAAACTCAAAGCAGGCAAGTCCATCACTGCTGCCCCCACCTCGATTCCTCTGCAAATCACCGTCACCGATCAGGCAGGCGGCAGCTACAGCGAAACCTTCAACCTGGCAGTCTCCCCTGCTGGCGGTCTGCTGGACAACACCTTCGGCACCAACGGTCTGACCACCACTTCCATCAGCGCACATCCCACCACACCTGATGACCAGGGCTTCGGTCTGGACATCCAGCAGCAGGGGGGCAATGCAGGCAAAACCATTCTGGTGGGTCAGACCTACGTCACCGCCACCAGCATCTATGACTTCGCCATCGCTCGCTACGACAGCAACGGCATCCTGGACACCACTTTTGGCACCAACGGCATCCTGAAAGACAACATCTCCACCAGCGCTGCTGACACCGACATTGCCAAGGCCGTCAAGGTGATCGCAGACGATTCCTTCCTGGTGGCTGGCGTGGCCCGCGGTGGAAGCACCACTGACGCAGACTTTGCACTGGTCAAATACACCGCCACTGGCAGCCGGGACACCACTTTCGGCACCGGCGGAAAAGTCCTCACCAACATGGGAACGGGTGCTGCAGCAGACGGAGGCAACGCCCTGGCCGTGCAGAGCGATGGCAAAATCGTGGTCGCTGGCTTCACCACCAGTTCCACTTCTGGCAAGGACTTTGCACTGGCCCGCTACAACAGCAACGGCACCCTGGACACCACTTTCGGCACCGGTGGCAAACGCACGGATGCGATTTCTGCCAGCAATGGAGCCGATGAAATCACCGGAGTGGCCATCGACAGCAACGGCAAGATCGTGGTCAGCGGTTACACCACGGTGAGCACCTTCACCAAATTCGTGGTGGCCCGCTACAACAGCAACGGCACCCCGGACACCACATTCAACACCACCGGCAGAACCGTAACCCCCATCAATGCCAACAACGACAGGGCCAACGCGATTGTTCTGCAGCCTGATGGAAAGATTGTGGTGGCAGGAACCAGCATCCTCACAGCTGGATCAAATGAAGACTTTGTGGCCGTGCGTTACACCACCTCAGGCGCCCTTGACACCAGTTTCGGCAACGCAGGCATCACTCAAATCAGCTTCGGATCAAACATCGGGCAGGAGCAGGCCAATGGGCTTGACTTGCAAGCAGACGGCAAGATCGTGCTGGCAGGACGCACCCGCAGCAGTGGCGGGAACTATGATCTGGCAATGGTTCGTCTGACCACCGCAGGGGCACTCGATTCCACCTT contains:
- a CDS encoding diguanylate cyclase; protein product: MRTVRSYILQHKVLTWVLLVFAAVVVLLGNLLNSYYTLIQERYTQEQNQTQGIMEALLNLETGSRGYVITGKTEFLEPFELGKKQFPSSIADVQTLILDGPRNRQQDRLKLLQDINDAGKDWLQYAKGLQQLRAVNFQQAQRLVTSNAGKRRMDHLRLLMAQLQTVQMELLTSARNKSQSTLRIIQISSLLGMLLAALAALWQGLRLASRMTLVFQRMLQGTRAITQGDYSHQVPTHVPFQEARLVAEDFNHMAQKLVLSRQAIQDSQTTLTHNNLALEKINSEITRLSSLSDQLQTCLTLQEAYHTLTFLLPDFLPGSSGEVMLFNASRNQLSQFVVWGNDPLNLHTLTMTPSECFSLRIGQPYEVHPDHKMMPCPFMGETQNYQCVPMLAQGDTVGIFRVKNTEHRPDQNQLTRNLAKQLALAIANLQLREALRNQSIRDGLTGVYNRRYFEEAYQRELDRTARHLHPLGVLMLDVDHFKRYNDTHGHEAGDAVLKSFGQLLGRTVRSSDLVCRYGGEEFVVLLPETDLDTALKVAEKIRTGTEQMQPLTQDGLKLPFITVSVGVASTSSTTGETLLSAADQALYASKKAGRNRVTAAS